The proteins below are encoded in one region of Streptomyces cyanogenus:
- a CDS encoding DUF11 domain-containing protein → MVTITADGAGGADNTGKPCLVTASGGTGARVVTTLSPSASPTTCTVNVGGTGAAGCNQSGAGGFNGGAPGGSASGPNGARQGGSGGGGASSVSTGTSLLIVAGGGGGGAGGSNAGAGIVGGSGGNGGTPDATAGGTGASLFGGSPGGGGQGGSTTTMTGGTGGAPGSPHSACTATAGGPGSGFTGATVGTGGTGGNSTACITAGAGGGGGGGATDLGNGASFANGGGGGGGSSFVTPSGTGTSFSASTIGTANSNGQVTISYTVPSSLTITKTHIRHFTQGRDGTYTITVGNAPGAAPTDGTPVTVQDTLPVGLSADSIRGTGWNCTLSTLTCTRATSSPPEAATPPSP, encoded by the coding sequence GTGGTCACGATCACCGCGGATGGCGCCGGGGGCGCCGACAACACCGGCAAACCTTGCCTTGTCACGGCGTCGGGCGGGACGGGGGCGCGGGTGGTGACGACTCTGTCGCCATCCGCCTCCCCGACGACCTGCACCGTCAACGTCGGGGGCACCGGCGCCGCCGGCTGCAACCAAAGCGGCGCCGGCGGCTTCAACGGCGGCGCCCCAGGAGGCAGTGCGAGCGGCCCCAATGGCGCTCGCCAGGGCGGTTCCGGCGGAGGCGGGGCGTCCAGCGTCAGCACCGGCACCAGCCTCCTCATCGTCGCTGGTGGTGGTGGCGGCGGTGCCGGCGGATCCAACGCCGGCGCCGGAATCGTAGGGGGAAGCGGGGGCAACGGTGGCACACCGGACGCCACCGCCGGCGGCACCGGAGCATCCCTTTTTGGCGGTTCGCCGGGAGGTGGCGGGCAAGGCGGCAGCACCACCACCATGACCGGCGGCACCGGCGGTGCGCCCGGCAGTCCCCATTCCGCTTGCACGGCCACCGCGGGTGGCCCGGGGAGCGGTTTCACCGGCGCCACGGTCGGCACCGGGGGCACCGGCGGCAACAGCACCGCGTGCATTACTGCTGGGGCCGGGGGAGGCGGCGGCGGGGGAGCCACCGACCTCGGGAACGGTGCCAGCTTCGCTAATGGTGGTGGCGGTGGTGGGGGCAGCAGCTTCGTCACCCCGTCGGGCACCGGAACCAGCTTCAGCGCCTCGACGATCGGGACGGCGAACAGCAACGGCCAGGTGACCATCTCCTACACGGTCCCGTCGTCCTTGACCATCACCAAGACCCACATCAGGCACTTCACCCAGGGGCGGGACGGCACCTACACCATCACCGTGGGCAACGCCCCCGGGGCCGCCCCGACCGACGGCACCCCGGTCACCGTGCAGGACACCCTCCCTGTCGGGCTCAGCGCCGACAGCATCCGCGGCACGGGATGGAACTGCACCCTGAGCACCCTCACCTGCACCCGTGCGACGTCCTCGCCGCCGGAAGCAGCTACCCCCCCATCACCTTGA
- a CDS encoding YdeI/OmpD-associated family protein: protein MTIGRVWFAGGVTQDLEIVAFESAEAFQAWLDANHAVSPGIWLKLRKKGPGIVALDYAQALDVALCYGWIDGQKAKFDDQWWLQRFTPRKPSSKWSKINRDKAAALIEQGRMRPPGQAEVDRAKADGRWEAAYDGAKTATVPDDLAAALTAEPAAAAFFETLDRQNRYAILYRIQDAKKAETRARRIEKYVAMLAKGEKLHP from the coding sequence ATGACAATCGGGCGGGTGTGGTTCGCTGGTGGAGTGACTCAGGACTTGGAGATCGTCGCATTCGAATCCGCCGAGGCATTCCAGGCATGGCTCGACGCGAATCACGCCGTCTCGCCCGGCATCTGGCTCAAGCTTCGCAAGAAGGGCCCCGGAATCGTCGCGCTGGACTACGCCCAGGCGCTCGACGTGGCACTCTGCTACGGCTGGATCGACGGCCAGAAAGCCAAGTTCGACGACCAGTGGTGGCTCCAGCGGTTCACCCCGCGCAAGCCGAGCAGCAAGTGGTCCAAGATCAACCGGGACAAGGCGGCCGCCCTGATCGAGCAGGGCCGGATGCGTCCGCCGGGGCAGGCCGAGGTCGACCGCGCCAAGGCAGACGGCCGCTGGGAGGCGGCCTACGACGGCGCGAAGACCGCCACGGTGCCGGACGACCTCGCGGCGGCCCTGACCGCCGAACCGGCCGCAGCGGCGTTCTTCGAGACGCTGGACCGTCAGAACCGCTACGCGATCCTGTACCGGATCCAGGACGCCAAGAAGGCCGAGACCCGGGCGCGCCGGATCGAGAAGTACGTAGCGATGCTGGCGAAGGGCGAGAAGCTGCACCCGTAG
- a CDS encoding glycoside hydrolase family 5 protein has protein sequence MPMPPAVLRLAVTAAGLLLTATTTTVASAAAPPHAAARAAADATDEPTWTAPLSTRGRYVVDAHGDRFRLKGANWDGAQGSWTGSGSAADPAEHHAGQDSHGIPLGLDRTPLPQLLADFHQLGINTVRLPFSNEMIHSTSSVPDSAVAANPALHGRTPLEIYDTVVDALSRSGFAVILNNHTNTSRWCCGVDGNERWNTGQSTTQWADDWVFMARRYATVPRVVGADLYNEVRRDVLDDPNWGLGDDHDWYRAARLAADRILTEADPRLLIVIEGINWTGVPVDGLPHGRPVLTPARTLSHTLVDSRKLVYSAHFYGYTGPHHSGATGIGETHDARYQDLSRSELAAALDDEAFFVQEDGRHYTAPVWVSEFGIGSSETNPAARAWFGNVTDYFADHDADFAFWPLVGFEGHDDWALLRYDGAGHRSGILDPGDWRATAWGHLMTAPGRTGPVASVPLWRMLDTDHGDAVASLRVRATGDWDRGAYKAACPDGTRLAGLSHTGGRGLCTDVGAGDLRAGDARQTVVTDERYVPAGGDWASGYTKYQCPAGQFLIGYSLRGAGVSAALCVPARAGLPGAGRTVWFDRSDNRPADAAGGDFAYGAYKGQCAADEYAAGIAFTTRVGSRPGPAALLCRGSQLLRARAR, from the coding sequence ATGCCGATGCCACCAGCCGTGCTGCGGCTCGCCGTCACCGCCGCGGGACTCCTGCTCACGGCCACCACGACCACCGTGGCCTCCGCCGCCGCACCACCGCACGCCGCCGCCCGCGCCGCCGCCGACGCGACCGACGAGCCCACCTGGACGGCACCACTGTCGACCCGGGGCCGGTACGTCGTGGACGCCCACGGTGACCGCTTCCGGCTCAAGGGCGCCAACTGGGACGGTGCTCAGGGCTCGTGGACCGGGAGCGGCAGTGCCGCCGACCCGGCCGAGCACCACGCCGGCCAGGACTCCCACGGCATCCCGCTCGGCCTGGACCGCACACCGCTGCCGCAACTGCTGGCCGACTTCCACCAGTTGGGCATCAACACCGTCCGGCTGCCGTTCTCCAACGAGATGATCCACAGCACGTCGTCCGTGCCCGACAGCGCCGTCGCGGCCAACCCTGCCCTGCACGGCAGGACACCGCTGGAGATCTACGACACCGTGGTGGACGCGCTCAGCCGGAGCGGGTTCGCCGTGATCCTCAACAACCACACCAACACCTCCCGCTGGTGCTGCGGCGTCGACGGCAACGAGCGGTGGAACACCGGTCAGTCCACCACGCAGTGGGCGGACGACTGGGTGTTCATGGCCCGCCGCTACGCCACCGTGCCGCGCGTGGTGGGCGCCGACCTGTACAACGAGGTCCGGCGTGACGTCCTGGACGACCCCAACTGGGGCCTGGGCGACGACCACGACTGGTACCGCGCGGCCCGGCTGGCCGCCGACCGCATCCTCACCGAGGCCGACCCGCGTCTCCTCATCGTGATCGAGGGCATCAACTGGACCGGCGTGCCCGTCGACGGGCTCCCCCACGGCCGGCCGGTGCTCACCCCCGCCCGCACCCTGTCACACACCCTCGTGGACTCCCGCAAGCTGGTCTACTCCGCCCACTTCTACGGCTACACCGGCCCGCACCACAGCGGCGCAACCGGCATCGGTGAGACCCACGACGCCCGCTACCAGGATCTGTCCCGGTCGGAACTGGCCGCGGCCCTCGACGACGAGGCGTTCTTCGTGCAGGAGGACGGCCGGCACTACACCGCGCCCGTGTGGGTGAGTGAGTTCGGCATCGGTTCGAGCGAGACGAACCCGGCAGCCCGCGCCTGGTTCGGCAACGTCACCGACTACTTCGCCGACCACGACGCCGACTTCGCGTTCTGGCCGCTGGTCGGCTTCGAGGGCCACGACGACTGGGCGCTGCTGCGCTACGACGGCGCGGGGCACCGCTCGGGCATCCTCGACCCGGGCGACTGGCGCGCCACCGCATGGGGGCACCTGATGACCGCACCGGGCAGGACGGGGCCCGTGGCGTCCGTGCCGCTCTGGCGCATGCTCGACACCGATCACGGCGACGCGGTCGCGTCACTGCGGGTGCGCGCCACGGGAGACTGGGACCGGGGGGCGTACAAGGCCGCCTGCCCCGACGGTACGAGACTGGCCGGGCTCAGCCACACCGGTGGGCGCGGGCTGTGCACCGACGTCGGCGCGGGCGATCTGCGGGCCGGCGACGCCCGCCAGACGGTCGTCACCGACGAGCGGTACGTCCCGGCCGGCGGCGACTGGGCGTCCGGCTACACCAAGTACCAGTGCCCGGCAGGGCAGTTCCTCATCGGCTACAGTCTGCGCGGCGCTGGTGTGTCGGCGGCGCTGTGCGTTCCGGCGCGGGCCGGCCTGCCGGGTGCCGGCCGCACCGTGTGGTTCGACCGCTCCGACAACCGTCCCGCGGACGCGGCCGGCGGCGACTTCGCGTACGGCGCCTACAAGGGCCAGTGCGCGGCGGACGAGTACGCCGCCGGCATCGCCTTCACGACCCGCGTGGGCAGCCGGCCCGGCCCGGCGGCCCTGCTGTGCCGAGGCTCTCAGCTCCTCCGGGCCCGCGCACGGTGA
- a CDS encoding chitinase, with amino-acid sequence MHLGRLLSAVIAASFAVLFAVTPAQAADGQITGLAGKCVDVAGASSANGTAVQLYDCNGTAAQRWSNPGDGTLRALGKCLDVVDRGTADGAAVQLWDCSGGANQQWVVTAAHDIVNPAANKCLDVRDNNPGNGTRLQIWSCTGGANQKWNAPASGGGGTTPSGFVVSEAQFNQMFPNRNSFYTYSGLTAALNAYPAFANTGSDTVKKQEAAAFLANVSHETGGLVYVVEQNTANYPHYCDWSRPYGCPAGQAAYYGRGPIQLSWNFNYKAAGDALGIDLLGNPWLVQNDSAVAWKTGLWYWNTQTGPGTMTGHNAMVGGAGFGQTIRSINGSLECDGKNPAQVQSRVDAYQRFTQILGVSPGGNLYC; translated from the coding sequence ATGCACCTCGGACGCTTACTGTCCGCCGTCATCGCCGCCTCGTTCGCCGTGCTGTTCGCCGTCACACCGGCGCAGGCCGCCGACGGGCAGATCACCGGCCTCGCCGGCAAGTGCGTCGACGTCGCGGGCGCGAGCAGCGCCAACGGCACCGCCGTACAGCTCTACGACTGCAACGGCACCGCGGCCCAGCGGTGGTCCAACCCGGGCGACGGCACCCTGCGGGCGCTCGGCAAGTGCCTGGACGTCGTCGACCGCGGCACGGCCGACGGAGCCGCCGTACAGCTGTGGGACTGCTCCGGCGGGGCCAACCAGCAGTGGGTGGTCACCGCCGCGCACGACATCGTCAACCCGGCCGCGAACAAGTGCCTGGACGTGCGGGACAACAACCCGGGCAACGGCACGCGTCTGCAGATCTGGAGCTGCACCGGCGGCGCCAACCAGAAGTGGAACGCTCCGGCGAGCGGCGGAGGCGGCACCACGCCGTCCGGGTTCGTCGTCTCCGAGGCCCAGTTCAACCAGATGTTCCCGAACCGGAATTCGTTCTACACCTACAGCGGTCTGACCGCCGCCCTGAATGCCTACCCCGCGTTCGCGAACACCGGCAGCGACACCGTGAAGAAGCAGGAGGCCGCCGCCTTCCTCGCCAACGTCAGCCACGAGACCGGCGGCCTGGTGTACGTCGTCGAGCAGAACACCGCCAACTACCCGCACTACTGCGACTGGAGCCGGCCGTACGGCTGCCCGGCGGGGCAGGCGGCGTACTACGGGCGCGGACCCATCCAGCTCTCCTGGAACTTCAACTACAAGGCCGCGGGCGACGCGCTCGGCATCGACCTGCTCGGCAATCCGTGGCTGGTGCAGAACGACTCCGCCGTGGCCTGGAAGACCGGCCTGTGGTACTGGAACACGCAGACCGGGCCCGGCACCATGACCGGTCACAACGCCATGGTCGGCGGCGCCGGCTTCGGCCAGACCATCCGCTCCATCAACGGCTCGCTGGAGTGCGACGGCAAGAACCCCGCGCAGGTGCAGAGCCGCGTCGACGCCTACCAGCGCTTCACCCAGATCCTCGGCGTCAGCCCAGGTGGCAACCTGTACTGCTGA
- a CDS encoding lectin, which yields MLAAAVAVSAGALAVSPARAATGVAITGLAGKCLDVAGANSADGTPVQLYDCNGSNAQQWTVGSDGTVRALGKCLDVTGNSTADGAKAQLWTCNGGANQKWTVTAAHDIVNPQADKCLDVTGNTSANGTRIQIWTCTGGANQKWTAPAAQSGEKCWATHYGPQPPGALTASGELFDNNADTAATSLSRQPQLPFGTRVQVTNVANGRSLVVRINDRGTFVQTPQEPKCLDLTDGAFSRLGGSLNPDAGHIVVTQTVLN from the coding sequence GTGCTCGCCGCCGCCGTCGCCGTATCGGCCGGAGCGCTGGCCGTCTCCCCCGCCCGGGCCGCCACCGGCGTCGCCATCACCGGGCTCGCCGGCAAGTGCCTCGACGTCGCCGGGGCCAACTCCGCCGACGGCACGCCCGTACAGCTCTACGACTGCAACGGCAGCAACGCCCAGCAGTGGACCGTCGGCAGCGACGGCACCGTCCGAGCCCTCGGCAAGTGCCTCGATGTGACCGGGAACTCGACCGCCGACGGCGCCAAGGCGCAGTTGTGGACCTGTAACGGCGGCGCCAACCAGAAGTGGACCGTGACCGCCGCCCACGACATCGTCAATCCGCAGGCGGACAAGTGCCTGGACGTCACCGGCAACACCTCCGCCAACGGCACCCGGATACAGATCTGGACCTGTACCGGCGGCGCCAACCAGAAATGGACCGCCCCGGCCGCGCAGTCCGGTGAGAAGTGCTGGGCCACGCACTACGGCCCCCAGCCGCCCGGCGCCCTGACGGCGAGCGGTGAACTGTTCGACAACAACGCCGACACGGCGGCGACCTCGCTCAGTCGTCAGCCCCAACTGCCGTTCGGCACCAGGGTCCAGGTGACCAACGTCGCCAACGGCCGGTCGCTGGTGGTCCGCATCAACGACCGCGGCACCTTCGTGCAGACCCCGCAGGAGCCCAAGTGCCTCGACCTGACCGACGGCGCGTTCAGCAGGCTCGGCGGCAGCCTGAACCCGGACGCCGGGCACATCGTCGTCACCCAGACCGTCCTCAACTGA
- a CDS encoding alginate lyase family protein, with product MQDIPAPRRRKSPRSALVLTAAATLLATGLLSWPGTERAQAAPATFVHPGVTVSRAQLDFARGKVLAGAQPWKSAYDQMMASKYASLSRTPRPRAVVECGSYSNPDYGCTDEREDAIAAYTDALAWYVTRDERYAKKAIELMDAWSAVLTDHTNSNAPLQTGWAGSSWPKAAEIIKYTYPGTWANSGRFASMLRNVYLPEIINGSNSNGNWELSMMEAAVGISVFLEDKVSYDTAMAKFRTRTAAYVYLASDGDLPKTVPSQNLNTRDKIVSYWQGQSTFVTGLTQETCRDFTHTGYGISAISHVAETSRIQGQDLYGTDVGERLRQALGFQSTYELGTAVPSWLCGGSVKRGLGPVTEVGYNALHNRLGIAMTNTQTLTAQNRPAGSNNLFVAWETLTHGDNPN from the coding sequence ATGCAGGACATACCCGCCCCGCGCCGCCGTAAGTCCCCACGTTCCGCCCTCGTCCTCACGGCGGCGGCCACCCTGCTCGCCACCGGCCTGCTCTCCTGGCCCGGCACCGAGCGGGCGCAGGCCGCTCCCGCGACCTTCGTGCACCCCGGCGTCACCGTCTCGCGCGCTCAACTCGACTTCGCCCGCGGCAAGGTGCTCGCCGGCGCTCAGCCCTGGAAGAGCGCGTACGACCAGATGATGGCGAGCAAGTACGCGAGCCTCAGCCGCACCCCCCGGCCCCGCGCCGTCGTGGAGTGCGGCTCCTACTCCAACCCCGACTACGGCTGCACGGACGAACGCGAGGACGCGATCGCGGCCTACACCGACGCACTCGCCTGGTACGTCACCCGTGACGAGCGGTACGCCAAGAAGGCGATCGAGCTGATGGACGCCTGGTCCGCCGTGCTCACGGACCACACCAACAGCAACGCGCCACTGCAGACGGGCTGGGCGGGCTCCTCCTGGCCGAAGGCCGCCGAGATCATCAAGTACACGTACCCCGGTACATGGGCCAACTCCGGCCGGTTCGCGTCCATGCTGCGCAACGTCTACCTGCCCGAGATCATCAACGGCTCCAACTCCAACGGCAACTGGGAGCTGTCGATGATGGAGGCGGCCGTCGGCATCTCCGTCTTCCTGGAGGACAAGGTGTCGTACGACACGGCCATGGCGAAGTTCCGCACCCGCACGGCCGCGTACGTGTACCTCGCCTCCGACGGCGACCTGCCGAAGACGGTACCGAGCCAGAACCTGAACACCCGTGACAAGATCGTCTCCTACTGGCAGGGCCAGTCCACCTTCGTCACCGGCCTCACCCAGGAGACCTGCCGTGACTTCACCCACACCGGCTACGGCATCTCCGCCATCTCGCACGTCGCCGAGACCAGCCGGATCCAGGGCCAGGACCTGTACGGCACCGACGTGGGCGAGCGGCTGCGGCAGGCGCTCGGTTTCCAGTCCACGTACGAACTGGGCACCGCCGTCCCGAGCTGGCTGTGCGGCGGATCGGTCAAGCGGGGGCTGGGCCCGGTCACCGAGGTCGGCTACAACGCACTGCACAACCGCCTGGGCATCGCCATGACCAACACCCAGACCCTGACCGCACAGAACCGCCCGGCAGGCAGCAACAACCTCTTCGTCGCCTGGGAGACCCTCACCCACGGCGACAACCCGAACTGA
- a CDS encoding DUF6424 family protein has translation MTRAGTVARSPLPDEVKPGGTLSEDHPWRIRLVKHPKRFESPFFQAAKRTAHRILDEIDDADLPYGPRPVAPEGWEMHHGGSLWVMTAGGWRMYRARVGIEWSMQFCADPPKIDRLRQDAADLVAAFPETLPALARLGYEEAEQLLRTPVTDADGVEAWTDSLFNACVPMSRGNHQGILPKVPGEHHYPWPVKGADFFRFDDFQLWVTLPDGTHGAVTPVDRRGSGDGHVRLVLAPEGSQAADTLAEAQDRGLMAVLPPNSSAALQAFAEQIEPGRRSASGPLAPRRSRGNGRSSRDR, from the coding sequence ATGACCCGCGCCGGCACCGTCGCCAGAAGTCCGTTGCCCGACGAGGTCAAGCCGGGCGGCACCCTGTCCGAGGACCATCCCTGGAGGATCCGGCTGGTGAAGCATCCGAAGCGTTTCGAGTCGCCGTTCTTCCAGGCCGCGAAACGCACGGCGCACCGGATCCTCGACGAGATCGACGACGCGGACCTGCCCTACGGGCCCCGGCCGGTGGCGCCCGAGGGCTGGGAGATGCACCACGGCGGCAGCTTGTGGGTGATGACGGCGGGCGGCTGGCGGATGTACCGGGCCCGCGTGGGGATCGAGTGGAGCATGCAGTTCTGCGCCGATCCACCCAAGATCGACCGGCTGCGTCAGGACGCGGCCGACCTCGTGGCGGCCTTTCCGGAGACGCTGCCCGCCCTGGCCCGGCTGGGCTACGAGGAGGCCGAGCAGCTGCTGCGCACCCCCGTCACGGACGCCGACGGCGTCGAGGCGTGGACCGACTCCCTCTTCAACGCCTGTGTGCCGATGAGCCGCGGAAACCACCAGGGGATCCTGCCGAAAGTGCCCGGGGAGCACCATTACCCGTGGCCGGTGAAGGGCGCTGACTTCTTCCGGTTCGACGACTTCCAGCTGTGGGTGACGCTGCCCGACGGCACGCACGGCGCCGTGACGCCGGTGGACCGGCGGGGCTCCGGCGACGGGCACGTGCGGCTGGTGCTCGCCCCGGAAGGCAGCCAGGCCGCGGACACGCTGGCCGAGGCGCAGGACCGGGGGCTGATGGCGGTCCTGCCGCCGAACAGCTCGGCCGCGCTCCAGGCGTTCGCCGAGCAGATCGAGCCGGGCCGACGCAGCGCGTCCGGACCGCTGGCGCCCCGGCGGTCACGAGGCAACGGCCGGAGTTCCCGGGACCGTTGA
- a CDS encoding DUF6461 domain-containing protein produces MTDIDYWRAFLTRWSHEWADAQEPDAPDDERFAGDEDVLRTRWLGFPPASEERILALEDRLGHRLPPSYRAFLTVSDGWRHAGGFVWQLAGTGRLRRHQDAAGLAEYFPGDLDDDPTPEDELLAGMWQRALQLDVESDAVHVLMDPGDVDADGEWAVYSYASWRASPPERYGSFRAFMEDMYREFHSLQTDRSRRTGQDFVNDTTRALDASVEEARLEALRGRYEEAEATLAEALEYGRPRAAGLRDQIRRLLGQTYMVSFHGLTADPLYAPEVLPVVAAEHVSAHRDDSSWTYHLGGASTALAETADGILRDVREGTYRYAPEGAFGRAVAEAREQARWGDADGAWRTLRAALPEWRPVGPEHIAPVGLCADPLLGPLLTLERGREVLATPRAGQRGAPPAPAADVDPPGLAWLTELDPGNVLSSSYRFVLVEAVEPAELPGRLGADETTVLNEPTTLWESRMRLRDDANAPGWEDRALASVGRAGGGWSFALEAWPGSHFAEQWFVSPGVAASRGTRAVTVWSESSDGHRPGVLHLSVAEDGEERYAFTVRGTAVDVRGSVPAALAPERLFRPDDPVTERLGERRALEALAAEYGVRLPRFALTRGRLHTFRTRPWNRPPGPGEGYATLRFVRTRP; encoded by the coding sequence ATGACGGACATCGACTACTGGCGGGCGTTCCTGACGCGCTGGAGCCATGAGTGGGCGGACGCGCAGGAACCCGACGCGCCGGATGACGAGCGTTTCGCCGGGGACGAGGACGTTCTGCGGACGCGGTGGCTGGGGTTCCCGCCCGCATCCGAGGAGCGGATCCTCGCTCTGGAGGACCGGCTCGGACACCGGCTGCCGCCCTCGTACCGCGCATTCCTGACGGTCAGTGACGGCTGGCGGCACGCGGGCGGCTTCGTGTGGCAGCTCGCCGGTACCGGCCGGCTCAGACGGCACCAGGACGCGGCGGGGCTGGCCGAGTATTTCCCCGGGGACCTGGACGACGACCCCACACCCGAGGACGAGTTGCTGGCCGGGATGTGGCAGCGGGCCCTGCAACTGGACGTGGAGTCGGACGCCGTCCACGTCCTGATGGATCCCGGGGACGTGGACGCCGACGGCGAGTGGGCCGTGTACTCCTACGCATCGTGGCGAGCGAGCCCGCCGGAGCGGTACGGGTCCTTCCGCGCGTTCATGGAGGACATGTACCGGGAGTTCCACAGCCTCCAGACGGACCGGTCGCGCCGCACCGGGCAGGACTTCGTCAACGACACGACGCGGGCGCTGGACGCGTCCGTGGAGGAGGCCCGCCTGGAGGCGCTGCGGGGACGGTACGAGGAGGCCGAGGCGACACTGGCGGAGGCGCTCGAGTACGGCAGGCCGCGGGCGGCGGGGCTGCGCGACCAGATCCGCCGGCTGCTGGGGCAGACGTACATGGTGTCCTTCCACGGGCTCACGGCCGATCCGCTGTACGCGCCGGAGGTCCTGCCCGTGGTGGCGGCCGAGCATGTGAGCGCGCACCGGGACGACTCCTCATGGACCTACCACCTGGGCGGCGCCTCCACCGCGTTGGCCGAGACGGCGGACGGGATCCTGCGCGACGTACGGGAGGGCACCTACCGCTACGCCCCTGAGGGCGCCTTCGGGCGCGCTGTCGCGGAGGCTCGGGAGCAGGCGCGGTGGGGCGACGCGGACGGGGCGTGGCGGACCCTGCGCGCCGCCCTGCCCGAGTGGCGGCCTGTGGGTCCGGAGCACATCGCCCCGGTCGGGCTGTGCGCCGATCCGCTCCTCGGACCGCTGCTCACCCTGGAGCGGGGCCGCGAGGTGCTGGCCACACCCCGGGCCGGGCAGCGGGGCGCGCCCCCGGCTCCGGCGGCCGACGTGGATCCGCCGGGGCTGGCGTGGCTGACCGAGCTGGATCCCGGCAACGTGCTGTCGTCGTCGTACCGCTTCGTCCTCGTGGAGGCGGTGGAGCCGGCCGAGCTGCCCGGCCGGCTCGGCGCGGACGAGACCACCGTCCTGAACGAGCCGACGACGCTGTGGGAGTCACGCATGCGCCTTCGCGATGACGCGAACGCGCCGGGCTGGGAGGACAGGGCGCTGGCCTCCGTCGGCCGGGCGGGCGGCGGCTGGAGCTTCGCCCTGGAGGCGTGGCCCGGCTCGCACTTCGCCGAGCAGTGGTTCGTCTCCCCCGGCGTCGCGGCCTCGCGCGGCACACGTGCGGTGACGGTGTGGAGCGAGTCCTCCGACGGGCACCGCCCCGGTGTCCTCCATCTGTCCGTCGCGGAGGACGGGGAGGAACGGTACGCGTTCACCGTGCGCGGGACGGCGGTCGACGTACGGGGCTCCGTGCCGGCCGCGCTGGCCCCGGAGCGGCTCTTCCGGCCGGACGACCCGGTCACCGAGCGGCTGGGTGAGCGTCGGGCCCTGGAGGCCCTCGCCGCCGAGTACGGCGTCCGGTTGCCGCGGTTCGCCCTCACGCGCGGTCGTCTGCACACGTTCCGGACCAGACCCTGGAACCGGCCGCCGGGGCCCGGCGAGGGCTACGCGACGCTGCGGTTCGTCCGCACCAGGCCCTAG
- a CDS encoding SRPBCC family protein, giving the protein MSTVREAVEVDVPLHTAYNQWTQFEEFPNFMEGVEEVRQLDDRHNHWTMKIGGVRREFDTEIVDQLPDERITWRTTSGDTSQRGTVRFERLDDSHTKVELVMDVEPSGAAEKTADLLGTIDRRVKGDMKRFKQFIEERGGESGAWRGRVRPGDTGPSAL; this is encoded by the coding sequence ATGAGCACGGTCCGGGAAGCGGTGGAAGTCGACGTTCCGCTCCACACCGCCTACAACCAGTGGACGCAGTTCGAGGAGTTCCCGAACTTCATGGAAGGCGTCGAGGAGGTCAGGCAGCTGGACGACCGGCACAATCACTGGACCATGAAGATCGGCGGGGTACGGCGGGAGTTCGACACGGAGATCGTCGACCAGCTGCCCGACGAGCGCATCACCTGGCGCACCACCAGCGGCGACACGAGCCAGAGGGGCACGGTGCGCTTCGAGCGCCTGGACGACAGCCACACCAAGGTCGAGCTGGTGATGGACGTCGAGCCCAGCGGAGCCGCGGAGAAGACGGCGGACCTGCTCGGCACGATCGACCGGCGTGTCAAGGGGGACATGAAGCGGTTCAAGCAGTTCATCGAGGAGCGCGGAGGGGAGTCCGGTGCGTGGCGAGGCCGGGTGCGGCCGGGCGACACCGGCCCGTCGGCGCTCTGA